From a region of the Chitinophaga caseinilytica genome:
- a CDS encoding EcsC family protein, which produces MLYELQARAEMETWKLRMRKAPSMVQRLSRTLQARVNRIIPEKVHRAITATIREMVRGVLFGSKYTVPGKQEYASFAEMEAAVRKRIGYYKHTAAAEGGVTGAGGILLGLADFPILLSMKLKLLFDIATMYGFDVKDYRERLYILLIFQLAFSSQDHRRKVFSQMEDWARRAETLPEKEESFDWRAFQQEYRDYLDIAKMAQLMPVIGAAVGVVVNYRLVTKLGETAINAYRMRLLR; this is translated from the coding sequence ATGTTATACGAATTACAGGCGCGCGCCGAGATGGAAACCTGGAAGCTCCGCATGCGGAAGGCGCCTAGCATGGTGCAGCGGCTGTCGCGCACCCTACAGGCGCGGGTGAACCGGATCATCCCTGAAAAGGTGCATCGTGCCATCACGGCCACGATCCGGGAGATGGTGCGCGGGGTGCTGTTCGGGTCGAAGTATACGGTGCCGGGTAAACAGGAATATGCGTCTTTTGCGGAAATGGAAGCCGCTGTGAGAAAGCGGATTGGTTACTACAAGCATACGGCCGCGGCGGAAGGCGGGGTCACCGGCGCCGGGGGGATCCTGCTGGGATTGGCGGATTTCCCGATCCTGTTGTCCATGAAATTAAAATTGCTGTTCGACATCGCTACTATGTACGGTTTTGATGTGAAAGATTACCGGGAGCGATTGTACATCCTGTTGATTTTCCAGCTGGCTTTCAGCAGCCAGGACCATCGGCGGAAAGTGTTTTCGCAGATGGAAGACTGGGCCCGCAGGGCGGAAACGCTGCCGGAAAAGGAGGAGTCCTTTGACTGGAGGGCCTTTCAGCAAGAATACCGCGATTATCTCGACATCGCCAAGATGGCGCAGCTGATGCCTGTGATCGGTGCGGCGGTGGGTGTTGTCGTGAATTACCGGCTGGTGACGAAACTGGGCGAAACGGCGATCAATGCTTACCGGATGCGGTTGTTGCGGTAA
- a CDS encoding YybH family protein, whose translation MDIVQSVKARETAVKESDIETAVAFYHPQVVMFDVVKDFQYQGTDALRNRLSEWLGSLARVIDFEIQVIHVEEESNLAWCATKNHIVAETVQGDKLDMWWRETACYVKDPEKWLIRHVHSSVPFDPATGKASIALKPS comes from the coding sequence ATGGATATTGTACAATCTGTCAAAGCGCGCGAAACGGCCGTGAAAGAAAGTGATATTGAAACTGCGGTAGCGTTTTACCATCCGCAGGTGGTGATGTTCGACGTAGTGAAGGATTTCCAGTACCAGGGAACCGACGCACTACGAAACAGGCTCAGCGAATGGCTGGGGTCCCTGGCCCGGGTGATCGATTTCGAGATACAGGTGATCCATGTCGAAGAGGAAAGCAACCTGGCCTGGTGTGCTACAAAGAACCATATTGTAGCGGAAACGGTACAAGGCGATAAGCTGGATATGTGGTGGCGGGAAACGGCATGTTACGTAAAGGATCCCGAAAAATGGCTGATCCGGCACGTGCATAGCTCCGTACCCTTCGATCCGGCAACCGGAAAGGCTTCCATTGCTCTGAAGCCGTCATGA
- a CDS encoding DNA topoisomerase 3 encodes MKVCIAEKPSVARDIAEVLGAKTRKDGYYEGNGFQVTWTFGHFCTLKEPHDYSPHWKYWSLSDLPIIPAQFGIKLIENNGVEKQFRVIETLIQQCEEVINCGDAGQEGELIQRWVLLKARCAAPVKRLWISSLTEEAIRNGFQSLKDAAQYDNLYAAGSARAIGDWLLGMNATRLFTKKFAQGKAVLSIGRVQTPTLAMIVARQKEINAFVSAEYWELKTIYKKVEFTAAIDRIVVVERAEKGLAYLKEHPFEITSFEKKEGKEGNPRLFDLTALQVEANKKYGYSADDTLRYIQSLYEKKLVTYPRVDTTYLSEDLHPKIAGILKDLTPYAALIAPLLEKPIPKLKSVFDDKKVTDHHAIIPTGMYPENLHLDEKRIYDLVARRFIAAFYPECKISNTTVLGKVGQVEFKATGKQILEPGWKEVYANDAPTPKEGDEPAEEGEKILPVFEVGESGPHEPRIHKGKTTPPKPYTEATLLRAMETAGKQVEDEEMREVLKDNGIGRPSTRANIIETLFRRKYIEKKKKNIFATQTGIDLIDTIENELLKSPELTGAWERKLRLMEKGEYAMDTFRQELTDMVIALIRDVKNNTGKSITIAPERPPEPEKKEKEAKPKAPKKPADPTAATCPKCKAHPVKKGNTAYGCANFAACGFKIPFELFGKKLTDKQLEDILTKGKTGKIKGLATPEGEKEGRLALDEHFNVVVQTS; translated from the coding sequence ATGAAAGTCTGTATAGCGGAAAAACCGAGCGTTGCGCGCGACATTGCCGAAGTGTTGGGCGCCAAAACCCGGAAAGATGGATATTATGAAGGGAACGGGTTCCAGGTCACCTGGACCTTCGGGCACTTCTGTACCCTCAAGGAACCGCACGACTATTCCCCCCACTGGAAATACTGGTCGCTGTCCGACCTGCCCATCATCCCCGCCCAGTTCGGCATCAAACTGATCGAAAACAACGGGGTGGAAAAACAGTTCCGCGTCATCGAAACCCTCATCCAGCAATGCGAAGAGGTCATCAACTGCGGTGACGCCGGCCAGGAAGGGGAGCTCATCCAGCGATGGGTACTCCTCAAAGCCCGCTGCGCCGCGCCCGTAAAACGCCTCTGGATATCCTCGCTTACCGAAGAAGCCATCAGAAACGGGTTCCAGTCCCTCAAAGACGCCGCCCAATACGATAACCTCTACGCCGCCGGCAGCGCCCGCGCCATCGGCGACTGGCTCCTCGGCATGAACGCCACCCGCCTTTTCACCAAGAAATTCGCCCAGGGCAAGGCCGTTCTTTCCATCGGCCGCGTCCAGACACCCACGCTCGCCATGATCGTGGCCCGCCAGAAAGAGATCAACGCCTTCGTTTCAGCCGAATACTGGGAACTGAAAACCATCTATAAAAAAGTAGAATTCACAGCCGCCATTGACCGGATCGTAGTCGTGGAGCGCGCCGAAAAAGGGCTCGCCTATCTCAAGGAACACCCCTTCGAGATCACTTCCTTCGAGAAAAAAGAAGGAAAGGAAGGCAATCCCCGCCTGTTCGACCTCACCGCACTCCAGGTGGAAGCCAATAAGAAATACGGCTACTCGGCAGACGATACCCTGCGGTACATCCAGAGCCTCTACGAAAAGAAGCTCGTCACCTATCCGCGTGTAGACACCACCTACCTTTCAGAAGACCTCCATCCCAAGATCGCCGGCATCCTCAAAGACCTGACGCCCTACGCAGCCCTCATCGCACCGCTGCTGGAAAAGCCCATCCCGAAACTCAAATCCGTGTTCGACGATAAAAAGGTGACCGACCACCATGCCATCATTCCCACCGGCATGTACCCCGAAAACCTGCATCTCGACGAAAAACGCATTTACGACCTCGTAGCCCGCCGCTTCATCGCCGCGTTCTACCCGGAATGTAAAATATCCAACACCACCGTGCTCGGCAAAGTAGGCCAGGTCGAATTCAAAGCCACCGGCAAACAGATCCTCGAGCCCGGCTGGAAGGAAGTATACGCCAACGACGCGCCCACGCCCAAAGAAGGCGACGAGCCCGCCGAAGAAGGCGAAAAGATCCTGCCCGTATTCGAAGTTGGGGAAAGCGGTCCGCACGAGCCCCGCATCCACAAAGGCAAAACCACACCGCCTAAACCATACACGGAAGCCACCCTGCTCCGCGCCATGGAAACGGCCGGCAAGCAGGTGGAAGACGAGGAAATGCGCGAAGTATTGAAAGACAACGGCATCGGCCGCCCTTCTACCCGCGCCAACATCATCGAAACCCTCTTCCGCCGCAAATACATCGAGAAGAAGAAAAAGAACATCTTCGCCACGCAAACCGGCATCGACCTCATCGATACCATCGAAAACGAACTGCTCAAAAGCCCTGAGCTCACCGGCGCCTGGGAACGCAAGCTGCGCCTCATGGAAAAAGGGGAATATGCCATGGACACCTTCCGGCAGGAGCTGACCGACATGGTGATCGCCCTCATCCGCGACGTGAAGAACAACACCGGCAAATCCATCACCATCGCGCCGGAACGGCCGCCCGAGCCCGAGAAAAAGGAAAAGGAAGCCAAGCCCAAAGCGCCGAAGAAACCCGCCGATCCCACCGCCGCCACCTGCCCGAAATGCAAGGCCCACCCCGTCAAAAAAGGGAATACCGCTTACGGTTGCGCCAACTTTGCCGCCTGCGGGTTCAAAATCCCGTTCGAACTGTTCGGCAAAAAACTGACGGACAAACAACTGGAAGACATCCTCACCAAAGGAAAAACGGGGAAAATCAAAGGCCTCGCCACGCCGGAAGGCGAAAAAGAAGGTCGCCTGGCGCTCGACGAACATTTCAACGTAGTGGTCCAGACTTCCTGA
- a CDS encoding MBL fold metallo-hydrolase: MSLYFTSLNSGSNGNCYYIGNDREAVLVDAGISCRETERRMARLGLDMGKVKAIVVSHEHVDHIRGIPVLSKKYDLPVFITEATLRHSGMQLEGRAFSAGEAIEIGDLHIQPFVKYHDAADPHSFLISCGQARVGVFTDIGRPCGELARHFSMCHAAFLETNYDTEMLDKGRYPIFLKNRIRGGHGHLSNNEALEVFLRHRTKHLSHVLLSHLSQDNNDPDLVHSLFSRHANGTEIVVAGRYAETPVFHINPSEAPLPPVHLSISQQPAILPQPANGKKKTNENRPVQTSLF, translated from the coding sequence ATGTCGCTTTATTTCACATCGCTCAATTCGGGCAGCAACGGGAACTGTTATTACATCGGGAACGACCGCGAGGCCGTGCTGGTGGATGCGGGCATTTCGTGCCGGGAAACCGAGCGCCGGATGGCGCGTTTGGGGCTCGATATGGGAAAGGTGAAAGCGATCGTCGTATCTCACGAACATGTGGACCACATCCGCGGGATACCCGTGTTGAGCAAAAAATACGATCTCCCCGTGTTCATCACTGAAGCCACGCTCCGGCATAGCGGCATGCAGCTGGAAGGGCGGGCTTTCAGCGCGGGCGAGGCCATCGAAATCGGCGACCTGCACATCCAGCCGTTCGTCAAATACCACGACGCGGCCGATCCCCACAGTTTCCTCATCAGCTGCGGCCAGGCGCGGGTGGGCGTTTTCACGGACATCGGGCGGCCCTGCGGCGAGCTGGCGCGCCATTTTTCCATGTGCCACGCCGCGTTCCTCGAAACCAATTACGACACCGAAATGCTCGACAAGGGGCGCTACCCGATTTTCCTGAAAAACCGGATCAGAGGGGGCCACGGCCACCTGTCGAACAACGAAGCCCTGGAAGTTTTCCTGCGCCACCGCACGAAGCACCTGAGCCACGTGCTGCTGTCTCACCTGTCGCAAGACAATAACGACCCCGACCTGGTGCATTCCCTCTTCAGCCGGCACGCCAACGGAACGGAGATCGTTGTGGCGGGACGATACGCCGAAACGCCGGTGTTCCATATCAACCCATCGGAAGCGCCGCTGCCGCCGGTCCATCTTTCCATCTCCCAGCAACCGGCCATCCTCCCCCAGCCTGCCAACGGCAAAAAGAAGACAAACGAAAACCGGCCTGTCCAAACATCTTTGTTCTGA
- a CDS encoding LacI family DNA-binding transcriptional regulator, giving the protein MKALARELNYIPNEAARHFKLNRTSTLGLIVPDILDQYYAFAANGVEAAAEERGYHVMLAQSREDEQKEERIIDLMIRNRVDGVVAAISKTRTDMVPYQKLLSIGIPVVCIGREPATPEFDFVSSNNMEGGRLATDFLIRQGHRHIAHLRGPEGMRTGNARYEGYKLALEQHGIPLREELVEVVDFSREHTEAALARMLALEVPPTAVFAFKNYMALDGIAFLKKYHPQLVDVMPFTGFGNLPILDYLDHKPAASIEESSHEMGLEAAMQLFSRIREGEGEEQSARSIQLPCKLVVHV; this is encoded by the coding sequence GTGAAGGCGCTGGCGCGGGAGTTGAACTACATTCCCAATGAGGCGGCGCGGCATTTCAAGCTGAACCGCACGTCTACGCTGGGCCTCATCGTTCCCGACATTCTCGACCAATATTATGCTTTCGCGGCCAACGGCGTGGAAGCGGCGGCGGAGGAAAGGGGGTATCATGTGATGCTGGCGCAGTCGCGGGAAGACGAGCAGAAGGAAGAAAGGATCATCGACCTGATGATCCGCAACCGGGTAGACGGTGTGGTGGCGGCGATTTCGAAGACGCGGACGGATATGGTGCCTTATCAGAAGTTATTGTCGATCGGGATCCCGGTGGTGTGCATTGGCCGGGAGCCGGCCACGCCGGAGTTCGACTTCGTGTCGAGCAACAATATGGAGGGTGGCCGCCTGGCTACGGATTTCCTCATTCGCCAGGGCCACCGGCATATTGCGCATTTGCGGGGGCCGGAGGGGATGCGGACGGGGAATGCGCGGTACGAGGGGTATAAGCTGGCGTTGGAGCAGCATGGCATTCCGTTGCGGGAAGAATTGGTGGAAGTGGTGGATTTTTCGCGGGAGCATACGGAAGCGGCGCTGGCGCGGATGTTGGCGTTGGAAGTACCGCCCACGGCCGTGTTCGCATTCAAGAATTACATGGCGCTGGACGGGATCGCTTTTTTAAAGAAATACCATCCGCAGCTGGTGGATGTGATGCCGTTTACGGGGTTCGGTAACCTGCCGATCCTCGATTACCTTGACCATAAGCCGGCGGCGTCTATCGAAGAAAGTTCCCACGAAATGGGGCTGGAGGCCGCGATGCAGTTGTTTTCCCGGATACGTGAAGGGGAAGGCGAGGAGCAATCGGCCCGGAGTATCCAATTGCCCTGCAAACTGGTGGTGCATGTTTGA
- a CDS encoding DUF4256 domain-containing protein, with protein MPTTPNSKKKLTADQRDALLKTLKARFEKNMRRHKGIDWSKVQERVEAHPAKLWSLNEMEETGGEPDVIGFDKKSGEITFCDCAPESPKGRRSTCYDYEALQSRKEHKPKTSAIDMANEIGITILTEAQYRALQELGEFDLKTSSWVKTPDDIRELGGAIFCDRRYNKVFMYHNGAESYYGARGFRGILVV; from the coding sequence ATGCCCACCACACCCAACAGCAAAAAGAAGTTAACCGCAGACCAGCGGGATGCGCTGCTCAAAACCCTGAAGGCCCGCTTCGAGAAAAACATGCGGCGTCACAAGGGGATCGACTGGAGTAAAGTCCAGGAAAGGGTCGAAGCGCACCCGGCGAAGTTATGGTCGCTGAACGAGATGGAGGAAACCGGCGGCGAGCCGGATGTGATCGGATTCGATAAAAAATCCGGCGAAATCACATTCTGCGACTGTGCCCCCGAAAGTCCCAAAGGCCGGCGGAGCACTTGTTACGACTATGAAGCCCTCCAGTCCAGGAAAGAGCACAAGCCCAAAACGAGCGCTATCGACATGGCGAACGAAATAGGCATCACCATACTCACCGAAGCACAATATCGTGCATTGCAGGAGCTTGGGGAATTCGACCTGAAAACCTCGAGCTGGGTCAAAACCCCGGACGATATCCGTGAGTTGGGCGGCGCCATCTTCTGCGACCGCCGGTATAACAAGGTGTTCATGTATCACAACGGCGCGGAATCGTATTACGGGGCGCGCGGTTTCCGGGGGATTTTGGTGGTTTGA
- a CDS encoding TonB-dependent receptor codes for MTMRIGRRPYWTSPACCALLLALSAGIPAASGMYANVSKTSLRVVKDISGVIRDKSGAALPGVTVAIEGTTKGTTTDAQGKFSLTAVPDNAVLIFTFIGYQPLKVPVASTNSWNIILQDNATQLDQLVVVGYGTRKKSDLTGAVAQVQVSKLENENPATVQDALRANVPGLSVTSSNSAKGGGDLQIRGRSSLNANSAPLLVLDGVIYPGALSDINPNDIQTIDVLKDASAAAVFGAKSAAGVVLITTKKGSSGKPQVTLNSNIGLATLAMDQPLYDGPGFVHWRTDVLKSMNANAKPYQFDDPRQLPSDITIDQWKAYDNSQGDPVDIWLNRLKILSLEVKNYKAGKQTNWYDQMFQKGLRNDHTISVGGRTDNTSYYISAGYTNNEGVILGDKFKTFRTRINIETKAAKWATIGINMQFADRDESQVTVDWGQMINASPWGEKYKDDGVTLRDSPNDDIGNNTNPFLNYEYTDRLQKFHTLFGSLYAKGDLGYGFSYQVNFTPNFEWGKYFNANLAKDFRYAARRGYAVRRQQDFFNWQIDNILRWNKTYGDHDFDVTFLYNAEKYQSWRNQMENEGFDPNDNLSWHNIGAGIKPVISSFDSLATGDALMGRLNYAWKQKYMLTASIRRDGYSAFGQANPRANFPSIGLGWVFSKENFVNLPWLDFGKLRASWGVNGNRDIGRYVALGDLSTGKYQYIMPNGNIVLVSQLYGNRMPNPLLKWEKSKSYNLGLDFGVLNNRLTGTIEVYKKITTDLIVNRTISDVTGYFNVISNLGEVQNQGIELNLSSVNVKTPDFEWGTNLNFFTNRNRIVSLYGPAPVKGPDGKIVMKEADDRANKWFIGRDIEEIWDMKVLGVWKTSEADEAKKFGVKPGDFKLEDTNGDGKYSDDDRQFLGYRSPRYQWTLRNDFSYKGISLSFMLYSHWGHYKEYNQAKNNTGFIDRQNSYVLPYWTPENQIDDHARLFSNNGSLSFTNWRKASFIRLSTVALAYSVPKEISKMIGIGSLKVYGNVSNAAIYQPDWMFWDAEYGNTPPARNWSLGINATF; via the coding sequence ATGACAATGCGTATCGGAAGGAGGCCTTATTGGACCTCCCCGGCCTGCTGCGCCCTGCTACTCGCGCTATCAGCCGGAATCCCCGCCGCCAGCGGCATGTATGCAAACGTTTCCAAAACTTCCCTCCGGGTCGTCAAAGACATCAGCGGCGTAATCCGCGACAAATCCGGCGCCGCACTCCCCGGCGTTACCGTCGCCATCGAAGGCACCACCAAAGGCACCACCACAGACGCGCAGGGCAAATTCTCCCTCACCGCCGTGCCCGACAACGCCGTGCTCATTTTCACCTTCATCGGCTACCAACCGCTCAAAGTGCCGGTCGCCTCCACCAACTCGTGGAACATTATCCTGCAAGACAATGCCACGCAGCTCGACCAGCTCGTAGTAGTGGGATATGGCACCCGTAAAAAATCGGACCTCACCGGCGCCGTGGCGCAGGTACAGGTGAGCAAACTTGAGAACGAAAATCCAGCCACCGTCCAGGACGCGCTCCGGGCAAATGTTCCCGGTCTTTCCGTGACGTCCTCCAACTCCGCCAAAGGCGGCGGCGACCTGCAGATCCGCGGCCGCTCCTCCCTCAACGCCAACAGCGCACCGCTCCTCGTGCTCGACGGTGTCATCTACCCCGGCGCATTGTCAGACATTAACCCGAATGATATTCAAACGATAGACGTCCTCAAAGACGCGAGCGCCGCGGCCGTTTTCGGTGCCAAGTCCGCCGCAGGCGTGGTCTTGATCACCACCAAGAAAGGCTCCTCCGGCAAGCCCCAGGTAACGCTCAACAGCAACATCGGCCTCGCCACCCTCGCCATGGACCAGCCGCTGTACGACGGGCCGGGTTTCGTGCACTGGCGCACAGACGTGCTCAAAAGCATGAACGCCAACGCAAAGCCTTATCAGTTCGACGATCCCCGTCAGCTCCCCTCAGATATCACCATCGACCAATGGAAAGCCTATGACAACTCGCAGGGCGACCCCGTCGACATCTGGCTGAACCGCCTGAAGATCCTATCGCTGGAAGTTAAAAACTACAAAGCCGGCAAGCAAACCAACTGGTACGACCAGATGTTCCAGAAAGGCCTCCGCAACGATCATACGATCAGCGTAGGCGGCAGAACGGACAATACGTCGTATTACATTTCCGCGGGATATACGAACAACGAAGGCGTGATCCTCGGCGATAAATTCAAGACTTTCCGCACCCGCATCAATATCGAGACCAAAGCCGCCAAATGGGCCACCATCGGCATTAACATGCAATTCGCCGACAGGGATGAAAGCCAGGTGACGGTGGATTGGGGACAGATGATCAACGCCAGTCCGTGGGGAGAAAAATACAAAGACGACGGGGTGACGCTGCGCGATAGTCCGAACGACGACATCGGCAACAACACCAATCCCTTCCTCAATTATGAATATACCGACCGGCTGCAGAAGTTCCACACGCTGTTCGGCAGCCTGTACGCCAAGGGCGATCTTGGCTACGGGTTCTCCTACCAGGTGAATTTTACGCCGAACTTCGAATGGGGAAAATACTTCAACGCCAACCTGGCCAAGGATTTCCGGTATGCGGCGCGGCGCGGGTACGCCGTTCGCCGGCAGCAGGATTTCTTCAACTGGCAGATCGACAACATCCTCCGCTGGAACAAGACTTACGGCGATCATGACTTCGACGTCACGTTCCTGTACAACGCTGAAAAATACCAGAGCTGGCGAAACCAGATGGAAAACGAAGGCTTCGACCCGAACGATAACCTTTCCTGGCACAACATCGGCGCGGGCATCAAACCCGTGATCAGCAGCTTCGACTCCCTGGCCACGGGAGACGCGCTCATGGGGCGCCTAAATTATGCCTGGAAACAGAAATACATGCTGACGGCGTCTATCCGCCGCGACGGATATTCCGCCTTCGGACAGGCGAACCCGCGGGCCAATTTCCCCTCCATCGGCCTGGGATGGGTGTTCAGCAAGGAGAATTTCGTAAACCTGCCCTGGCTCGACTTCGGCAAACTGCGCGCCTCCTGGGGCGTGAACGGCAACCGCGACATCGGGCGGTACGTGGCGCTGGGAGACCTTTCCACCGGAAAATACCAGTACATCATGCCCAACGGCAACATCGTGCTCGTATCGCAACTCTACGGCAACCGCATGCCCAACCCGCTCCTCAAATGGGAAAAAAGCAAATCGTACAACCTCGGGCTCGATTTCGGCGTGCTGAACAACCGGCTCACGGGTACCATCGAAGTATACAAGAAAATCACGACCGACCTTATCGTTAACCGCACTATTTCTGACGTAACGGGCTATTTCAACGTGATCTCCAACCTCGGTGAAGTCCAGAACCAGGGGATCGAGCTGAACCTCAGCAGCGTGAACGTGAAAACGCCCGATTTCGAATGGGGAACGAACCTCAACTTCTTCACCAACCGCAACCGCATCGTGAGCCTCTATGGCCCCGCGCCGGTGAAAGGGCCAGACGGGAAGATCGTCATGAAAGAAGCCGACGACCGGGCCAACAAATGGTTCATCGGCCGGGATATCGAAGAAATTTGGGACATGAAAGTGCTCGGCGTCTGGAAAACTTCCGAAGCCGACGAAGCGAAGAAATTCGGCGTGAAACCCGGCGATTTCAAGCTGGAAGACACCAACGGCGACGGCAAATATTCTGACGACGACCGCCAGTTCCTCGGCTACCGCTCCCCCCGCTACCAATGGACGCTCCGCAACGATTTTTCCTATAAAGGCATCTCGCTTTCCTTCATGCTGTACAGCCATTGGGGCCATTACAAGGAATACAACCAGGCCAAGAACAACACCGGCTTCATCGACCGGCAGAATTCCTACGTGCTCCCCTACTGGACGCCCGAAAACCAGATCGACGATCATGCCCGCCTGTTCTCCAACAACGGCAGCCTCAGTTTCACCAACTGGCGGAAAGCTTCGTTCATCCGCCTGAGCACCGTGGCGCTGGCCTATTCCGTTCCGAAGGAAATCAGCAAAATGATCGGCATCGGTTCCCTGAAAGTTTACGGGAACGTCAGCAACGCCGCCATTTACCAGCCCGACTGGATGTTCTGGGACGCCGAATACGGCAACACGCCGCCGGCCAGGAACTGGTCGCTGGGTATCAATGCTACTTTTTAA
- a CDS encoding type IX secretion system membrane protein PorP/SprF, producing the protein MAKHYPVCLLLLAMLLCESARAQQDVQFSQYVFNMLNVNTAYAGYRGGTSFNAIYRRQWEGIPGSPKSAGASIDWLTPAAEDRMALSANFLHEELGPQKTLSVGAGYTYRIPLDASGARRLCFGIGGGFTQYRLDGTLLTYVDEHDNSIPVTNASHIEPDANFGVYYYTPKWYATASIRNLLQTTGVKGFNWNDEYFRTLERNPHLYLGAGTVISLAENFKLKPSFLWKDDFKGPSNVDLSCFLNIHELVWIGGSYRTGIRIWDASGKNMDLTNRDAASAMVEFMAAKWLRVGYAYDFTTSGLRNYQSGSHEISISLFMPKKGVREVSPRYF; encoded by the coding sequence ATGGCAAAACACTACCCTGTTTGTTTGTTACTTTTAGCCATGCTCCTATGTGAAAGCGCCCGGGCGCAGCAAGACGTGCAGTTCAGCCAGTATGTCTTCAATATGCTGAACGTAAACACGGCTTACGCCGGGTATCGCGGGGGCACCAGTTTCAACGCCATTTACCGGCGGCAATGGGAAGGCATTCCCGGATCGCCCAAATCTGCGGGCGCATCTATCGACTGGCTCACGCCGGCGGCGGAAGACCGCATGGCCCTCAGCGCCAATTTCCTGCATGAAGAGCTCGGGCCGCAAAAGACCCTCAGCGTGGGCGCAGGTTACACCTACCGCATCCCGCTCGACGCTTCCGGCGCCAGGCGCCTCTGCTTCGGCATCGGCGGCGGGTTCACGCAGTACCGGCTCGATGGCACGCTGCTGACCTACGTAGACGAGCACGATAACAGCATCCCCGTGACGAACGCCTCACACATCGAGCCGGACGCCAACTTCGGGGTCTATTACTATACGCCCAAATGGTACGCCACGGCCTCCATCCGCAACCTGCTGCAAACCACGGGGGTGAAGGGTTTTAACTGGAACGACGAATACTTCCGCACGCTGGAGCGCAATCCGCACCTCTACCTGGGCGCGGGAACGGTGATCAGCCTTGCGGAAAACTTCAAGCTGAAGCCGTCCTTCCTCTGGAAAGACGATTTCAAGGGCCCCAGTAACGTAGACCTTTCCTGCTTCCTGAATATCCACGAACTGGTGTGGATCGGCGGATCGTACCGCACCGGCATCCGCATCTGGGACGCATCGGGCAAAAACATGGACCTTACGAACCGCGACGCAGCGTCCGCCATGGTGGAATTCATGGCCGCAAAATGGCTGCGGGTCGGGTACGCATACGATTTTACCACCAGCGGGCTGCGGAACTACCAATCCGGCTCGCACGAGATTTCCATCAGCCTTTTCATGCCGAAAAAAGGCGTCCGGGAAGTCAGTCCAAGATATTTCTAA